Within Caproicibacterium argilliputei, the genomic segment GCTGTGAGCGTCATATTTTCAATAGCTGCCCCTATCGACTGAGCATTACAAATTTCGTAAATGCGTTCTTCGGGATTCAAAGAAGTATGAAGATCCATTCCAAGTGAATTAGCAATAAAAATAACAACGGACGCCTGTTCCATGATTTTCAGAGTATATTCCGCGCCACTGAGATATTGCACACTTTCTGAAAGAAGTGGTTTTGTTTTCTCTCTTATTAACCCTTTACGCATGACCGCGATCATGTCATTCTTTGCATTGCCCGTCACCACAATGAATTTCCAAGGCTGACGATTTTTCGAAGATGGTGCCAGTATCCCTGATTGCAGAATTTCTTTTATCATTTGTTTTGGCACAT encodes:
- a CDS encoding nitroreductase family protein; amino-acid sequence: MLSAIKSRRSIRKYKNIDVPKQMIKEILQSGILAPSSKNRQPWKFIVVTGNAKNDMIAVMRKGLIREKTKPLLSESVQYLSGAEYTLKIMEQASVVIFIANSLGMDLHTSLNPEERIYEICNAQSIGAAIENMTLTATELGLGSLWICDTFFAYKELCDWLNVDGELFAAMTVGYADENPSARPRKNLDDVVEWRD